In the genome of Vicia villosa cultivar HV-30 ecotype Madison, WI linkage group LG7, Vvil1.0, whole genome shotgun sequence, one region contains:
- the LOC131620433 gene encoding paired amphipathic helix protein Sin3-like 2 isoform X1: MGITRVMKSEGWFNVLLIIAKGQVTSETEQARFMDALYNLLDGSVENAKFEDECRAILGNQSYVLFTLDKLIYKLIRQLQTVATDEEDNKLLQLYEYEKSRKPGKLNDSVYHSNAHVILHEENIYRFQCSSSPSRLSIQLMDNMNEKPEIAAVSVDPNFSFHLHNDFLSVLPTKKEPHGILLERNKSKYGDLDELSAICAVMEDVKVVNGLECKMSCNSSKISYVLDTQDFFFRPRRKRRTSSSSSSTSSSRSRREREERFRKFMASAI; encoded by the exons ATGGGAATCACAAGAGTTATGAAAAGTGAAGGCTGGTTCAATGTTTTATTGATAATAGCAAAAGGCCAG GTGACAAGTGAGACTGAACAAGCCAG ATTTATGGACGCATTATATAATTTGCTCGATGGATCTGTTGAGAATGCTAAATTTGAAGATGAATGTCGAGCAATTCTTGGAAACCAGTCTTATGTGTTATTCACATTGGATAAGTTAATCTATAAACTTATCAGACAG CTTCAAACTGTTGCAACCGACGAGGAAGACAATAAGCTTCTCCAATTATACGAGTACGAAAAGTCTCGGAAACCTGGCAAATTAAATGATTCAGTATATCATTCAAATGCACATGTCATCCTTCATGAGGAAAACATTTATCGTTTTCAATGT TCGTCTAGTCCCTCCCGGCTCTCCATACAACTCATGGACAATATGAATGAAAAGCCCGAGATTGCCGCTGTTTCGGTTGATcctaatttttcttttcatctgcatAATGATTTTCTGTCTGTTCTTCCTACCAAAAAGGAGCCTCATGGCATTTTACTAGAAAG AAACAAATCAAAATATGGGGACTTAGACGAGCTTTCTGCAATTTGCGCTGTAATGGAAGATGTCAAAGTAGTTAATGGATTGGAATGCAAGATGTCTTGCAACTCATCCAAG ATTTCTTATGTTCTCGACACTCAAGATTTTTTCTTTCGACCAAGAAGGAAAAGACGAACctcgtcatcatcatcaagtacaTCATCTTCTCGGTCTCGCAGAGAAAGAGAGGAAAGATTTCGCAAATTTATGGCATCCGCCATCTAA
- the LOC131620433 gene encoding paired amphipathic helix protein Sin3-like 2 isoform X2 translates to MDALYNLLDGSVENAKFEDECRAILGNQSYVLFTLDKLIYKLIRQLQTVATDEEDNKLLQLYEYEKSRKPGKLNDSVYHSNAHVILHEENIYRFQCSSSPSRLSIQLMDNMNEKPEIAAVSVDPNFSFHLHNDFLSVLPTKKEPHGILLERNKSKYGDLDELSAICAVMEDVKVVNGLECKMSCNSSKISYVLDTQDFFFRPRRKRRTSSSSSSTSSSRSRREREERFRKFMASAI, encoded by the exons ATGGACGCATTATATAATTTGCTCGATGGATCTGTTGAGAATGCTAAATTTGAAGATGAATGTCGAGCAATTCTTGGAAACCAGTCTTATGTGTTATTCACATTGGATAAGTTAATCTATAAACTTATCAGACAG CTTCAAACTGTTGCAACCGACGAGGAAGACAATAAGCTTCTCCAATTATACGAGTACGAAAAGTCTCGGAAACCTGGCAAATTAAATGATTCAGTATATCATTCAAATGCACATGTCATCCTTCATGAGGAAAACATTTATCGTTTTCAATGT TCGTCTAGTCCCTCCCGGCTCTCCATACAACTCATGGACAATATGAATGAAAAGCCCGAGATTGCCGCTGTTTCGGTTGATcctaatttttcttttcatctgcatAATGATTTTCTGTCTGTTCTTCCTACCAAAAAGGAGCCTCATGGCATTTTACTAGAAAG AAACAAATCAAAATATGGGGACTTAGACGAGCTTTCTGCAATTTGCGCTGTAATGGAAGATGTCAAAGTAGTTAATGGATTGGAATGCAAGATGTCTTGCAACTCATCCAAG ATTTCTTATGTTCTCGACACTCAAGATTTTTTCTTTCGACCAAGAAGGAAAAGACGAACctcgtcatcatcatcaagtacaTCATCTTCTCGGTCTCGCAGAGAAAGAGAGGAAAGATTTCGCAAATTTATGGCATCCGCCATCTAA
- the LOC131618839 gene encoding thioredoxin H9-like, which translates to MILLQESHSHVKDDDSVHHVEFASGKVHLINTKESWDEKLEQAKGDGKIVVANFSATWCGPCKMIAPYYCELSEHYPSIMFLLIDVDELIDFSTSWDIKATPTFFFLRDGQEIDKLVGANKPELERKISSVNVAPRHQ; encoded by the exons ATGATTTTACTTCAAG AGTCTCACTCTCATGTGAAAGATGATGATTCTGTTCATCACGTGGAATTTGCTTCAGGGAAGGTTCATCTTATTAATACCAAAGAATCTTGGGACGAAAAGTTAGAACAAGCAAAGGGAGATGGAAAAATT GTCGTTGCAAATTTCAGTGCAACATGGTGTGGTCCTTGTAAGATGATTGCACCTTATTATTGCGAGTTATCAGAGCATTATCCATCCATTATGTTCTTATTAATTGATGTCGATGAACTAATT GACTTTAGCACATCGTGGGACATTAAAGCCACACCGACTTTCTTTTTTCTTAGAGATGGACAAGAGATTGACAAACTTGTAGGAGCCAACAAGCCAGAGTTGGAGAGGAAGATTTCTAGTGTTAATGTAGCTCCCCGACATCAATAG
- the LOC131620434 gene encoding uncharacterized protein LOC131620434, giving the protein MALNVSMEGRNQSEYLKELFIVLHGLTSSLEDVMEILQVLLKKLETKSARSVPKRRTPPKSSSNENVEVILITSDEDEDEDDDDDDDDDDDDDERDRVILVDKAKKR; this is encoded by the exons ATGGCTCTGAATGTTAGTATGGAGGGCAGAAATCAGTCGGAATATTTGAAGGAACTGTTCATTGTTTTACATGGTTTGACATCTTCGCTTGAAGACGTCATGGAAATTCTTCAA GTTTTGTTGAAAAAGCTTGAAACTAAGTCGGCTAGGTCGGTTCCTAAAAGAAGGACTCCGCCCAAATCTTCTTCTAATGAAAATGTCGAAGTTATCCTGAtaacatcggatgaagatgaagatgaagatgatgatgatgatgatgatgatgatgatgatgatgatgagagaGACAGGGTCATTTTGGTGGACAAGGCCAAAAAACGTTGA
- the LOC131617093 gene encoding protein STRICTOSIDINE SYNTHASE-LIKE 12-like: protein MLNMAMVVTITLVILLLCSPSSVAILLNKLQLPTPVTGPESLAFDRNGGGPYGSSSDGRIFKYIGPNDGFKEYAYTSPNRNKTICDGLADFSALQATCGRPLGMGFNHQTGDLYATDAYFGFVKVGPDGGNVTQLVGPKQGNTTMFADGLDVDPDTGIVYFTIDSTNFQLK from the exons ATGTTAAACATGGCAATGGTTGTCACTATAACTCTTGTTATCCTCCTATTGTGTTCTCCATCATCAGTAGCTATATTACTCAACAAGCTTCAGCTACCAACACCAGTGACAGGACCTGAGTCCCTTGCATTTGATAGAAACGGTGGAGGACCTTATGGGTCTTCTTCTGATGGAAGAATCTTCAAATATATTGGTCCAAATGATGgtttcaaggaatatgcttaCACTTCCCCAAACAG GAACAAGACAATCTGTGATGGACTTGCTGATTTCTCAGCACTCCAAGCAACATGTGGAAGGCCTTTAGGGATGGGTTTCAACCATCAGACAGGTGATTTGTATGCAACTGATGCTTATTTTGGATTTGTTAAGGTTGGTCCGGATGGAGGAAATGTAACCCAATTAGTTGGACCTAAACAAGGCAATACTACAATGTTTGCTGATGGTTTGGATGTAGATCCTGACACCGGAATCGTCTATTTTACCATAGATAGCACCAATTTCCAACTCAAGTAA
- the LOC131618840 gene encoding pentatricopeptide repeat-containing protein At1g80880, mitochondrial-like, with amino-acid sequence MSSHHIFHLLHSITLSLPSHSKSQSPPLNFNFDLDDPSLLQVLQFLKKDDEHCLSSLQPSRDLICSAIWVLREDWKHALRAFELNSSCNDEKACNLMIWVLGTHGNFSTAWSIIRDMHSSSLSTHQAMLIIIDRYASANNATKAIETFNFMNKFRLTPDQKAFRALLTALCKYGNVEEAEEFMLVNKNLFPLEIESFNIILNGWCNITTDVYEAKRVWRDMLKYCITPDGTSYSHMISCFSKEGNLFDSLRLYDQMKKRDWVPGIEIYNSLVYVLTRENCPKEALKTIDKLKEQGLQPDSAKFNSMIVPLCEAGKLAMARIVLNTMVEENISPTVDTYHAFFEAADYHGTLEFLSKMKGFGLSPNKDSFLIILVKLFKLKQPVNALKIWDEMKKCEVVPTCIHYRKMVEGLIT; translated from the exons ATGAGTAGTCATCACATTTTTCACCTATTGCACAGCATTACACTTTCACTACCTTCTCATTCAAAGAGTCAATCTCCACCTCTGAACttcaattttgatttggatgatcCATCTCTACTGCAAGTCCTCCAATTTCTCAAAAAGGATGATGAACATTGCCTTTCATCACTGCAACCAAGTAGAGATTTAATCTGTTCTGCAATTTGGGTCTTAAGGGAAGATTGGAAACATGCACTGCGTGCCTTCGAATTGAATAGTTCTTGTAATGATGAGAAAGCTTGCAACTTGATGATTTGGGTTTTGGGAACTCATGGAAATTTTTCTACTGCTTGGTCCATTATTCGAGATATGCACAGCTCGTCTCTCTCCACGCATCAGGCTATGCTTATTATCATTGATAG ATATGCTTCTGCAAATAATGCTACTAAGGCTATTGAAACATTCAACTTTATGAACAAGTTCAGATTGACTCCTGATCAGAAAGCATTTCGTGCACTTTTGACTGCTCTTTGTAAATATGGTAACGTTGAAGAGGCTGAAGAGTTTATGCTAGTGAACAAGAATCTGTTTCCGCTTGAAATTGAGAGCTTCAACATTATTCTTAATGGATGGTGTAACATAACAACGGATGTATATGAAGCAAAAAGAGTTTGGAGAGACATGTTAAAATACTGTATAACACCCGATGGTACTTCATATAGCCACATGATTTCCTGCTTTTCAAAGGAAGGGAATCTTTTTGACTCTCTTAGACTCTATGATCAGATGAAGAAAAGGGATTGGGTCCCGGGGATAGAGATCTACAATTCTTTAGTGTATGTTTTAACTCGTGAAAATTGTCCTAAGGAAGCTCTCAAAACTATAGATAAGTTGAAGGAACAAGGTTTGCAGCCAGATTCTGCCAAATTTAACTCCATGATAGTGCCTCTTTGTGAAGCTGGAAAACTAGCAATGGCAAGAATAGTGTTGAACACAATGGTAGAGGAGAATATTAGTCCAACTGTTGACACCTACCATGCATTTTTCGAAGCAGCGGATTATCATGGAACTTTAGAATTTCTGAGTAAGATGAAAGGCTTTGGCTTGAGTCCAAATAAGGATTCCTTTCTTATAATTCTGGTAAAACTCTTTAAGTTGAAGCAGCCTGTAAATGCATTGAAAATTTGGGACGAAATGAAGAAATGTGAAGTGGTGCCCACCTGTATTCATTATAGAAAAATGGTTGAAGGGCTTATAACATGA
- the LOC131617094 gene encoding uncharacterized protein LOC131617094 has protein sequence MNTTGLSNGTILKRIQPNRKMKLESPSEQLRLLSEIPKVISEMVDTREDSSKEDKLEQNDLSELAIGENCSSFEQYSIHDGFARCLDKLTNVVVTTQEPNILVGVNSPIVQQLSYSAKIWKVYSKKGKIGTHGRDLGLEKVYSRKKKIGTQKKLREGYAF, from the exons ATGAACACAACCGGCCTTTCAAACGGCACCATACTCAAAAGAATTCAACCAA ATCGAAAAATGAAGCTGGAATCTCCATCAGAACAATTACGTTTATTGAGTGAAATTCCAAAAGTAATTTCAGAAATGGTTGATACCAGAGAAGACTCCTCCAAAGAAGATAAGCTTGAGCAAAATGATTTGTCAGAATTAGCCATTGGCGAGAACTGTAGCTCTTTTGAACAATACTCCATACATGATGGTTTTGCTCGATGTCTGGATAAGCTAACAAATGTTGTAG TGACGACTCAGGAGCCAAATATATTAGTTGGTGTTAATAGCCCTATAGTACAGCAGTTGAGTTATAGCGCCAAGATATGGAAGGTATATTCCAAGAAAGGGAAGATAGGAACACATGGAAGAGACTTGGGGCTAGAGAAGGTATATTCCAGGAAAAAGAAGATAGGAACACAGAAGAAACTTAGGGAAGGTTATGCTTTTTAG